One window of the Niallia circulans genome contains the following:
- a CDS encoding UDP-N-acetylglucosamine 1-carboxyvinyltransferase — translation MEKLMIAGGSPLKGTVRVSGAKNSAVALIPATILAESPVTIEGLPDISDVQILKEIMEELGGTVSISESDITIDPSSMISMPMPNGKVKKLRASYYLMGAMLGRFKKAVIGLPGGCHLGPRPIDQHIKGFEALGAQVTNEQGAIYLRADELRGARIYLDVVSVGATINIMLAAVRAKGKTIIENAAKEPEIIDVATLLTNMGAKIKGAGTDVIRIEGVDHLHGCRHTIIPDRIEAGTYIIIGAAVGDGVLVDNVIPQHLESLIAKLREMGVSIESSDEQVFISSNNSLKPVDIKTLVYPGFPTDLQQPFTSLLTKTNGTSMVTDTIYGARFKHIDELRRMNATIKVEGRSAIINGPVHLQGAKVKASDLRAGASLVIAGLMADGVTEITGLEHIDRGYSHIVEKLTGLGATIWREKMTEEEYEQINNG, via the coding sequence ATGGAAAAACTTATGATTGCAGGTGGATCACCTTTAAAAGGAACGGTTAGAGTGAGTGGTGCAAAAAATAGTGCAGTGGCACTTATTCCAGCAACCATTTTAGCTGAATCTCCCGTTACAATTGAGGGACTGCCTGACATTTCAGATGTTCAGATATTAAAAGAGATTATGGAAGAGTTAGGTGGAACGGTATCTATATCAGAGTCTGATATAACAATTGATCCCTCTTCTATGATTTCTATGCCTATGCCGAATGGGAAGGTAAAAAAATTGCGTGCTTCTTATTATTTAATGGGAGCCATGCTAGGACGATTTAAAAAGGCGGTAATTGGCTTACCTGGTGGCTGTCATCTAGGACCAAGACCGATAGATCAGCATATTAAAGGATTTGAAGCACTTGGTGCACAGGTTACAAATGAACAAGGAGCCATTTATCTTCGGGCAGATGAGTTAAGGGGAGCAAGAATTTACTTAGATGTAGTAAGCGTAGGGGCAACAATTAATATTATGCTTGCAGCAGTACGAGCAAAAGGGAAAACCATCATTGAAAATGCAGCTAAAGAACCGGAAATTATTGATGTGGCAACACTTTTAACCAATATGGGAGCGAAAATAAAAGGTGCAGGGACTGATGTGATTCGGATTGAAGGGGTAGATCATCTTCATGGTTGCCGTCATACTATTATTCCGGATCGTATCGAGGCAGGTACGTATATTATTATTGGAGCAGCGGTTGGAGATGGTGTGCTTGTGGATAATGTAATCCCCCAACATTTAGAGTCTTTAATTGCGAAATTAAGAGAGATGGGAGTCTCGATAGAATCAAGTGATGAACAAGTGTTTATCAGCTCCAATAATTCTTTGAAACCAGTAGATATAAAAACACTTGTATATCCTGGGTTTCCAACAGATCTTCAGCAGCCATTCACATCCCTTTTAACAAAGACAAATGGTACAAGTATGGTTACAGATACAATTTACGGTGCTAGATTTAAACATATTGATGAGCTGCGTCGAATGAATGCCACAATAAAAGTAGAGGGACGATCTGCCATTATTAATGGTCCAGTTCATTTGCAAGGTGCCAAAGTAAAAGCAAGTGACTTACGTGCTGGTGCCTCCTTAGTAATAGCAGGGCTAATGGCAGATGGAGTGACAGAAATTACAGGTCTTGAGCATATTGATAGAGGGTACAGCCATATAGTAGAAAAACTTACTGGTTTAGGGGCGACAATATGGCGAGAAAAGATGACCGAAGAGGAATATGAACAAATAAATAATGGCTAA